The sequence CAAGGGGTTTTCGAGTGAGGCGTGCGTCTCTGTGAATGAGGCACACAGAATGGATGGCATTTTCGCTCCCCGCCGTCCTGTGTGGAAGAGACGCGCACAGGTTCCTCAGTAGTGATGCGGCATCGGCTGTCAACCCCATGGACAGCGGGTAGGGATGCGAGGTTTTCAAGACGCAGGATGAGCCCTCTCCAACTCTGCAGGTCTCACTGGcgctcctcccttctctccacAACGGCACATATTCCCACGCGCATGGCTTATGTTGCTCTCACGAGAGAGCGCTTTCTCTGTTCCTGCTGTGGACATCACCCctcgcctccgtctcctcccgCTCTTCCACTTCCTCGTCGTGCCACCACACTACTGGCATCACACGCAAGTATGCGCGCCGGTAagtctccttctccccctaTTTTtcagccaccaccgcacTGCTACACCTCTGTCTCACACGTGCTTCTCACTCTGTTCCAGACCCCCatacccccaccccccttaAGTCTACCgactgctgttgctgctgctgctgctgtggtgatAGCCCTCGCTGTGGCGGCTACGCGTGGAAGAGGTCTTTGCCTTGCTCATCGCGCTGCTTTGCGAGGTGGCTCTTACGGGCCTTTGCGTGCGGgtctttcgctctctctctctttctcagcgcgtgtgcgccaagGCGAGGCTACGCGATCGAATtgagacggagagagagtgagggagggggggggaggacgTCCACCACACGGCACTCCAGGGAGAACGCGAGGCGGGAGGGGTGAGAGAGGgcgcgagagcgagcagAGGGCGTGGAAGGAAGCTGACACCTCCCGCTGCGTAGCGGTCGCTCGTGTGCTAGTCGCATTCGCGAGAAAGAGTGACACCTGCGCGTAGTAAGGAAGTGGCCAAGGGTAGTCGGAGGGCAAGAAAACGTTGGCGGCGCAAGAGGGCAAACAGAGGCGACGCAATGAAGTTGACACTacgcggcggcatcgccctGGCGGGCGCCATGCTCTTAGCGATCGCCGGCTTCTCCTTGTTTGAGGCGTGTGTGGTATTGGCCTTGTACCTGGCGAAGTATGTCTTTGGCGATGGTGCGCTGATGCCGCTGTACCGCCTCGCCAACATGCACCACGACTTCATGCAGCGTACGTACCTGTGCTGGGTGGGTGGCTTGGTGGAGAACATCCTGGGCACCAGCATCGCCTACACAGTCGTTGATGGCGATGGCCAGGAGCACCTGGAGCAGCACTACATGAAGTCTGTGCGGAACGAGGAGGGCGCAGTGGAGCGGTACCTCGACTTGGACAAGGTCCTTCGGCCGCCATCTCAGCCCGGGAAGGCCAAGATTATCATCATGaaccaccactgccgcgtCGATTGGATCTACACGTTCATGTACTTTGCCCGCACCCGCGGCATTATTAGCCACATCCGCTACGTCCTGAAGGAGGATTTGAAGCATCTCCCGGTGCTGGGCTGGTCTATGGAGCTCTTTCGCTACCTCTTCCTGTCACGCCACTGGGAAGCCGACAAGGTGTACATGAGGCGCATGGTCGACTTCTACAAGGCCACCGGTGACACCCCGGTCATTCTCATCTACCCGGAAGGCACCGACCTCTCGCCCAGCAACATCCAGCGGTCGCAGGAGTACGCCGCCAAGGTGGGGCTGCCGAAGTTCCGCCACGTTCTGAATCCGCGGACCACCGGCATCGTGGCGCTCATGGACATGCTGGGCGGTGCCGACAGGGTGGAGGGGGTTGTGCACCTTACTATCGCCTACACGTACCACGCCCCAGGGGAGCGCCCGAACGAGCTGTCGCTCGCCAACGGCCACCACCCGAAGAAGGTGCACCTGCTGATTCAAAGCTACCGTGTCGCAgacacggcggccgcggcagcgcagaagaACCCGAAACACGTTTGCCCTACTGAGGAGGCCGCCCTCACCGCGTGGATCCATGAATGCttcgcggagaaggagctgtTGCTGTCGCGGTTCCTCATAACGAACCCAATCGGCTTCGACGCCGCCGATGTGCGGGCGGTGCTCGGCGAAGGCGTCGGCATCGCCAGctacgacgacgacgaggagcgcctgcaccacccCAACCGAccgtggtggaggcggtaCTACCAGCAGGTCGGCTTTTTCGGCGCCGTCATCGCGCCCGTGTACTGGATCGCCTCGCTGATCTACTATGTCTTCTTCACGCGCTGGTGGCTGTCGACGTTGTGGGTGTTAGTCGTCTTTGTGGTCTTCATGAAGGGCGTTAAGGCGATTGGCGGGATTCAGCAGTCGCTCTACCTGAATGTGGTGACGCCGGAGGCCACGCTGATGCAGCGACTGCGTCGCATGCTGGAAGACCGACAGGTGAGGAAGGACAAGAAGAGCGACTGAGTGCAAGTTCCTCCTTCCTGGCTTCCCGAGCGCTCCTCCCTTATCGCAGAGCGTGTCGGCAAGTCACAGAGGTCTCTTGCCGTTGCTGCCATTGGTGCACATGATGCACTGCTCTCATTTTTCTCGTGTTCTTTTCATCTGTATCACGCTGGGTGGGGTGCGACCGTGCTTGCCCATCGGCCTCTTTTTCACCTCTCCTTCGGTCTGGTCGCTGTTTTGTGTGCTCGTCTGCCTCCCCGTGTGCCGATTTCTCGCTGTGCGCGACGCACGATGCTGCACAACCACaaggaaaaaagaaaagaacaCCGGTGCTTGCTTCTTGTGTATGCCATGGGGGTGTGCGGAGGGTGCGCACTGGGGGGTTCGCTCACCTGCTTTTCTGTTTCCCTCCGCGCATGCTCTCCGTCTCCGTGCTTATCTCCACATCCTCCTGGGAATCGCTCCTGCGATCTCAGCatctgcgcgcgcgcgttgccgcgGACTCCTCATCACCGCCTGACGCCCCGGGCCTGCATCTCGTCGTCTCTCTCATACATGCGTCTCCGTGTGtggcaggtgtgtgtgtgtgtgtgtgtgtgtgtgtgtgtgggcgtggtTGATTGATCGATCGAGAGAGGAATacgccagcagcacacatccccgcgtgcgtgcgcgccacGCCTTTCCAGCGTTCGGTGACGCGCCCGGTGCTCTCTCTTCACCGTTTTAGGCTCTTTgtcttcttctctcttcatTCCCTGCTGGACTGCGTTGACGCGtgggctgcagcaggagtCCTCAATGCGTCtgttgcacacacacagacacagacacacacacacacacgcgcgcgcacacgcacgctccTCCTACCacctccccgcccctcctctccccaaGAGAACGCAAGCGGCAGAAGTATGTCTTTTGTGAACCACCTAGGGCGGTCTTCGCTGGCGACACGTTACGTGCCGCACTCTGACCTGACGAAGTCGCACTATGAGCGTCTCCTGCTCGACGTGCGCCGCTACCTCCCACCAGGTGTGGAGGACGACGTGGAGGAGATCGCCGAGCAGGTGCTGAACATTGTGTGCTCGGCCGCGTCAGGTGCATTCTCCTCGGCGGCGACCCTGAGCGAGCAGCATCGAAGTCTTGAGCGGCTGCTGGACACTCGCCTAAGCCGCGAGGTTCGCGACCACCTCATGCAGTATGGGAAGCTGATCACCGATTACGTGGCGAGCGACAAGGCAGCGGAGGCAAACGGTACGTATGGTTTGCCAGCGACGTCCACCGGTGCGCTGGGTGTGCAGGATTTGAACTTCGCGGGCCCCAGTAGCGGCGACAGTgacagcgacgacagcggcgatgccgtGCGTAGCGACGCAGAAGAACGACGCAATGTCGAACTGCTGACGGGCGGCGCATCCTCCTCAGCGGCGGAGAGAAAAGAGCGGCGCAAGAAGCGCAAGGCACTTATGAAGGCTGACCAGAACCTAATGCAATACGCCTTCGCTGAAGAAGGTGGCATAGCTGACACGGTCGAGGAAGCAGAAGCGTGGGGGGCTTCCGCGCCACTTGGTGCCGGCGGGGCTGCCGCAGGGGAGTTGAGCTGTGATGAGTATGACGAGGATGGCGCGCTGGCGACCGGGGTCGCGGACACGCCGCGGATCCCGTTTGAGGAGGTCGCGTGCAACGCGCAGTTTCTCAAAGACGCCGTGCGACGGCTCTTCCCCGCTCACGACGCTGATACCTGCCACAGCCTAGCACAGCGTGTGCTGAACTTCctgagcgagagggaggaggatgacTTCACGCTGGAGACGCAGCTCACGACGTGCCTGGGCGGCTATGAGGATGAGGTGGTTATGGACTGGATCGGCGACGTGGTGCAGTCGCGCTGGAGCGTTGTGTACGGGCTGCGCTACGCCCAATGCACGGCACAAAAGGAGCGCCACGCAGTCATGGATGCGATGCAGCGACACGCCCTCGATGACCCGCGGGTCGAGCACCTGTATCAGAGTATCACCGGCAAGGAGGTGGACCCATTGAACacagagcagctgcagcagcgccgcgagtccgctgctgcgggtggcAACGAGGATGTCGAATCTAAGTTGGTGTCGACAGCACCCCGGCAGCCTCTGCTGCGAAGAGTGAACCTTCAGGCCTGCGCCTTTCAGGATGAGCGAGCACCGCACTTGCACGTGCGCGCCACGGTACCGCAAGGCACGCAGCGGCTGACCTACGAGACTCACGACGAGGTCCTTCTTCCGCCGACCTCGTCGTACAACACGTCGACCCCGCTCATTCGAGTCGCCACGTCTTTCCCAAGCTGGGCGGTGCCGGTATTCTCGGGCGTAGAGGAGCTCAACGCCATGCAGTCCAAAGTGTACGACTGCGCCTTCCACTCGGACGAGAACATGCTGGTGAGCGCGCCGACCGGGGCCGGTAAAACGAATgtggcgatgatggcgaTGCTGCGCACCATCGCGGCGGCTCGCAACCCCGTGACGGGGGTGATTGATGGCCACAGTCTGAAGATGGTGTACGTGGCTCCCATGAAGGCGCTCgtgcaggaggtggtgcGTACCTTCTCGAAGCGACTGGAGTCACTCGGCCTCACTGTGGCTGAGCTGTCCGGTGACGCGGCgatgacgcagcagcagatggcCACCACGCAGCTGATTGTGACGACGCCGGAGAAGTGGGATATTGTCACGCGAAAGTCCGTTGAGCTCGGAGTGGCTtcgctgctgaagctgctcaTCATCGATGaggtgcacctcctccacaacGAACGCGGCccggtggtggaggcgatTGTGGCGCGCAcgatgctgcagcagcagcttcgcggcgagggcggcatTCGCCTGGTCGGGCTCAGCGCCACCCTTCCAAACCATGCAGACGTCGCGGCGTTCCTGCAGGTGAACCGTCAGCGCGGTCTCTTTGTGTTCGACAGCAGCTACCGCCCCATCCCACTCGAGCAGACCTACTGCGCCATCAAGAAGATGAAGGGTGTGGCGCAGAGTGCCGTCATGAACCTCGTGGCTTACGacaaggtgctgcaggcggtgcaggccGAGGAGCAGGTGATGATCTTTGTGCACTCGAGGCGAGAGACCGAGCACACGGCGCGCTACCTGCAGAAGCGCGCTGCCGAGGAGCGCCGTGGGTACTACTTTGTGCGCCCCGACAGCGACAACCACaaggcgctggtggaggccAGTAGCGGGGCCGGTGGtgccgtgctgcgccgcagcctgcagcagctttTGCCGGACGGCTTCGGCATCCACCACGCCGGCCTCAGCCGAGACGAGCGCAACACGGTGGAGCAGCTCTTTGCAGACTGTCACATCAAAGTTCTCGTGTGCACGTCGACGCTAGCCTGGGGCGTGAACTTGCCTGCGAACCGCGTTATCATAAAGGGCACTCGCGTCTTCAACGGCTCCAAGGGGCAGTCGGAGCTGCTGAGCGCGCTGGACGTGCTGCAGATGTTCGGGCGAGCCGGCCGTGCGGGCTATGGCGCGGCCGTGGGCAGGGCCACCATCATCACTTCCCCGGATGACCTTCATTACTACCTCAGCGTGCTGAACCAACAACTGCCCATTGAGTCGCAGATGATGCGGCGGGTGGTCGACATGCTCAACGCCGAGATCACCCTGGGCCATGTGGAGACGGtcgaggagggcgtgcagtGGCTCCAGCGGTCCTACCTTTACGTGCGGATGCGGCAGGTGCCGGAGGTGTACGGCATTCGCGCCAGCGCCAGTgatccgctgctgctgcaccacctcgccAATATCGTCCACACAGCTTGTGAGGAGCTGAGGGAGTCAAAGATGGCTGACTACGACGCCCGCTCCAGGAAGGTGGCCGGCACCGCGTACGGCCGCATCGCTTCCTACTGCTACGTCACGGTGACATCCATGGCCGCCTACCTGGGACTGATGAGCAACGCCATGCAGGACGTGGAGCTGTTCCGCGTCTTCGCCTCCTCTAGCGAATTCGCGAATATCGGCGTAcgggcggaggagcaggcgcagctcAAGGAGCTCCTGGAGAGCGCTCCGGTGGCGGTGAGAGAGTCGCGCTACACGCCGATGGCGAAGATCAACATCCTACTCCAGTGCTACATCAGTCAGAAAGGTCTGGAAGGATTGCCGTTGATGAGCGAGATGGTATACGTGAAAGATTCCGCGCAGCGTATCCTGCGAGCGCTGTATGAAATTTGCCTCGTTCGCGAGTACGGTCGCACGGCTCGGCAGTTTCTCGAGCTATACTTGATGACGGTACACCGGCAGTGGGCGGTgcagtcgccgctgcggcaggtgcGCGATTACTTACCGGCGAAGCACTTCGATGCAATCCTGCCGGCGCTGgaacgcgtgcgtgtgccgtgggaggaggtgcggcggtggagcgtCGAGGACCTGGCCGAGAAGCTCAGCGATGACCGACGCGCGCAGTCTGCGTACGAAGCGATCCATGCTGTGCCGCACTACGCCGTCGACGCTGTCGTTCGGCCGCTGACGCGCGGGATGCTCTACGTGGACATCGACATCTTGCCGGACTTCGACTATGTCGAGTCTCTGCATGGCTGCTCAGTGTGCGAGGTGCTGCTCATGATCGAGCACACGAAcggccgcctgctgcaccacgagTCAATCCCGATCCCCTTGGCAAACGTGGTGGCGAAAGCCGCTTACGCTTGcccgccggtggtggtgccgatGGTGgagccggcgccgacgcaccTGTTCGTGCGCGTGGCCTCCCCGCACTGGCTGGCCGCAACGGCCTTCACCTCGGTGTGCCTGCTGaacacgctgctgccgcccgtggcgacgccgctgcgcgaggtggaTCAGcggtcgccgtcgcaggATGCGAACATCACGTCTGTGGCGGAGCGCCTCGCTCCGTATCAGCTCCACACCGTCGGCGAGATGCTCTTCCCCTTCCAGGACTTTacggcgctgcagtcggACCTAATCGACCCCATCTTTCTGGATCACCCACGCAACCTCCTCGTCGGTGTTCCGCCGGGTGGTGGCAAGACGGCCATCGCGGAGCTCTTCGTACTGCAGTTTTtgctcgaggaggcgctgaaggagaaggagcggacagcgggggtgcagcagcagcagcagcggaacGAAGAAGAGGGGTCGACCACAcagccgacgctgctgcttcccgGCAAGCTTCTCTACCTCACCAGCAACCCTGACGttgtgcaccgccgcgcgctgGACTGGCGCTACAAGTTTGGTGAGGTGTTGAAGCAGCGTGTTGTGGAGCTCGCTGGTGGCGCGGGCGAAGACACGAACGCCGACGGAGCTGGGGCGGTAAGCAACGCCGTCGAGGTGGCGTCGGCCGCTATCGTGCTCGCCACCGGCGAGAACCTTATTCGTCTTGTGCGTCGCGGTGACTCGGCGCTGGCCAGCGTGACGCAC is a genomic window of Leishmania major strain Friedlin complete genome, chromosome 17 containing:
- a CDS encoding putative ATP-dependent RNA helicase, which encodes MSFVNHLGRSSLATRYVPHSDLTKSHYERLLLDVRRYLPPGVEDDVEEIAEQVLNIVCSAASGAFSSAATLSEQHRSLERLLDTRLSREVRDHLMQYGKLITDYVASDKAAEANGTYGLPATSTGALGVQDLNFAGPSSGDSDSDDSGDAVRSDAEERRNVELLTGGASSSAAERKERRKKRKALMKADQNLMQYAFAEEGGIADTVEEAEAWGASAPLGAGGAAAGELSCDEYDEDGALATGVADTPRIPFEEVACNAQFLKDAVRRLFPAHDADTCHSLAQRVLNFLSEREEDDFTLETQLTTCLGGYEDEVVMDWIGDVVQSRWSVVYGLRYAQCTAQKERHAVMDAMQRHALDDPRVEHLYQSITGKEVDPLNTEQLQQRRESAAAGGNEDVESKLVSTAPRQPLLRRVNLQACAFQDERAPHLHVRATVPQGTQRLTYETHDEVLLPPTSSYNTSTPLIRVATSFPSWAVPVFSGVEELNAMQSKVYDCAFHSDENMLVSAPTGAGKTNVAMMAMLRTIAAARNPVTGVIDGHSLKMVYVAPMKALVQEVVRTFSKRLESLGLTVAELSGDAAMTQQQMATTQLIVTTPEKWDIVTRKSVELGVASLLKLLIIDEVHLLHNERGPVVEAIVARTMLQQQLRGEGGIRLVGLSATLPNHADVAAFLQVNRQRGLFVFDSSYRPIPLEQTYCAIKKMKGVAQSAVMNLVAYDKVLQAVQAEEQVMIFVHSRRETEHTARYLQKRAAEERRGYYFVRPDSDNHKALVEASSGAGGAVLRRSLQQLLPDGFGIHHAGLSRDERNTVEQLFADCHIKVLVCTSTLAWGVNLPANRVIIKGTRVFNGSKGQSELLSALDVLQMFGRAGRAGYGAAVGRATIITSPDDLHYYLSVLNQQLPIESQMMRRVVDMLNAEITLGHVETVEEGVQWLQRSYLYVRMRQVPEVYGIRASASDPLLLHHLANIVHTACEELRESKMADYDARSRKVAGTAYGRIASYCYVTVTSMAAYLGLMSNAMQDVELFRVFASSSEFANIGVRAEEQAQLKELLESAPVAVRESRYTPMAKINILLQCYISQKGLEGLPLMSEMVYVKDSAQRILRALYEICLVREYGRTARQFLELYLMTVHRQWAVQSPLRQVRDYLPAKHFDAILPALERVRVPWEEVRRWSVEDLAEKLSDDRRAQSAYEAIHAVPHYAVDAVVRPLTRGMLYVDIDILPDFDYVESLHGCSVCEVLLMIEHTNGRLLHHESIPIPLANVVAKAAYACPPVVVPMVEPAPTHLFVRVASPHWLAATAFTSVCLLNTLLPPVATPLREVDQRSPSQDANITSVAERLAPYQLHTVGEMLFPFQDFTALQSDLIDPIFLDHPRNLLVGVPPGGGKTAIAELFVLQFLLEEALKEKERTAGVQQQQQRNEEEGSTTQPTLLLPGKLLYLTSNPDVVHRRALDWRYKFGEVLKQRVVELAGGAGEDTNADGAGAVSNAVEVASAAIVLATGENLIRLVRRGDSALASVTHIVVDHLHLLRAPEGQAMEECMARLNSEPFLVRHGAGRARVLGLTYPLISTAELGRWLKVSVSHQYNYGASYRQLRVRMVGMELPGPRSRYESGAIAALKLLRRPSYAAVPTVIFVPTARQAREVAQRILLRCRDNYIPETTEHATDDARLAVFLAAGVAYMHKGTSELDALAIQELVDAPAVYPATQALLPLRLVCAFDAAWRLPAALFTNAIVCCGERLTAFESEDGERGMRYQDCTAVELMQMASRAMNEAVMCTRTSRVWVLGKLLNEPLPLESSLRYADDFRDTVNTAIAQGRAHNRVDVLRVLSSHYFLYHVKANLHFYGVPTVADVSLYASSFASHVVTSLKELKCIEELRVRRRHADGDGDADEDGGSNNPELGEAEEDEDPHAPLRPTARGMALAHHCIAVSTAEDLVRVLPGSLEAEKKAALYDCTTYLWQILSHHCVELTPAHLGDAARVTEAAEYRALHSLARALPESIGVRYIDLDFGATGTKIYVLVLAYCSRLFPATHFHAAGSASSIKEDSAAAAAFDEHFGHSLYHAAVPAAARDALCNAVSDDIAQRLVRDVRSILPTVRRVATAVVELLDGDTQAWAVARLIRFVACLQQQEWDSEPPVAQLPCWRASRWASVDARQAIQSSCTLQELQTNPAEAVSKLEPALRGVLTTDDAAVVVPRVLASAAQDAAGVPQVVSISAKGRVEEMNGVLAMVVGVTAQLRWSAPTTLKLSRGSDGVDRTPQDDLTEDAAPALKWWVRCVISRRPSATSRAGASASTRQLALRVSVAKSVTGAEATSLYEVSSDVFFSLARLEAEDLDAVEMRAVLTSMAYCGVEATAAVRFEADEEEVEDREGI